In one window of uncultured Acetobacteroides sp. DNA:
- the ftsH gene encoding ATP-dependent zinc metalloprotease FtsH translates to MDNNNKQGGGSKFPQPKFSIYWIYAIVALAIIGLNFFYSGGSPVETNLQKVKTQMLPKGDVERLDIVSNDRRVDVYIKKDRVKNYKKDFENSFSSPSKNGPQFYFSIGSPDEFQKNIEDYQRTLPAGSQATITFNNKKDWTGDIFTFLLYTALIIGFWVFIIRRMSKGAGGGGGGNIFNVGKSKAQLFDKENHVRVNFNDVAGLDEAKVEVMEIVDFLKNPQKYTELGGKIPKGALLVGPPGTGKTLLAKAVAGEANVPFFSLSGSDFVEMFVGVGASRVRDLFKQAKEKAPCIVFIDEIDAIGRARGKNANFSGNDERENTLNQLLTEMDGFGTNVGVIILAATNRADILDRALLRAGRFDRQIYVELPDLNGRAEIFKVHLRPLKLAPELETSFLAKQTPGFSGADIANVCNEAALVAARKDKKQVERQDFLDAIDRIIGGLEKKNKIISLDEKKTIAYHEGGHATVSWLLEYANPLLKVTIVPRGRALGAAWYLPEERQITTREQLMDELAATLGGRASEEIVFGKISTGALNDLERVTKQAYAMVSYYGMNKELGNLSFYDSTGQNEYMFGKPYSEKTAETIDSEVKSIIEEAYLRAKSTLNENREGLNKLSELLLEKEVIFSEDLEAIFGKRKGAKEELLSVKPVEEAKSLGEAAPEENSAEADSESQKENSNE, encoded by the coding sequence ATGGACAACAATAACAAACAAGGAGGGGGCAGCAAGTTTCCTCAACCTAAATTTAGCATATACTGGATTTATGCTATCGTGGCCCTTGCCATCATAGGCCTAAACTTTTTCTACAGCGGCGGATCGCCAGTTGAGACAAACCTGCAAAAAGTAAAAACCCAAATGCTCCCCAAAGGAGACGTTGAACGCTTAGATATCGTTAGCAACGATAGGCGCGTAGACGTTTACATAAAAAAGGATAGGGTTAAAAACTACAAGAAAGACTTTGAGAACAGTTTCAGCTCGCCATCAAAGAATGGTCCTCAGTTCTACTTCTCCATCGGATCGCCCGACGAGTTCCAAAAAAACATCGAAGATTACCAGAGAACACTTCCAGCAGGAAGTCAAGCCACCATTACCTTTAACAACAAGAAGGATTGGACTGGCGACATATTCACCTTCCTACTGTATACCGCACTAATCATTGGATTTTGGGTATTCATCATCCGACGCATGTCTAAAGGAGCAGGCGGCGGAGGCGGCGGCAACATCTTTAACGTTGGCAAGTCTAAGGCGCAGCTGTTCGATAAGGAAAACCACGTAAGGGTTAACTTCAACGACGTTGCTGGACTCGACGAGGCCAAAGTTGAAGTAATGGAGATTGTTGATTTCCTAAAGAACCCACAAAAATACACCGAACTAGGAGGTAAAATACCCAAAGGAGCTCTCCTCGTAGGCCCTCCAGGAACCGGAAAAACATTGCTCGCAAAGGCAGTTGCTGGCGAAGCCAACGTTCCCTTTTTCTCCCTCTCGGGATCTGACTTTGTAGAGATGTTTGTCGGCGTAGGCGCATCGCGCGTACGCGACCTCTTCAAGCAGGCAAAGGAAAAAGCACCATGTATCGTATTTATTGATGAGATCGATGCGATTGGCCGTGCCAGAGGCAAAAACGCCAACTTCTCGGGCAACGACGAACGCGAGAACACCCTCAACCAGCTGCTAACCGAGATGGATGGCTTTGGCACCAACGTAGGAGTAATCATCCTCGCAGCAACCAACCGTGCCGATATTCTCGACCGGGCACTACTTCGCGCCGGACGTTTTGACCGACAAATCTACGTTGAGCTCCCCGACCTAAACGGACGTGCTGAAATATTCAAGGTTCACCTCCGTCCACTAAAGTTAGCCCCAGAACTCGAAACAAGTTTCCTTGCCAAGCAAACCCCAGGGTTCTCGGGTGCCGACATTGCCAACGTATGTAACGAAGCAGCCCTTGTTGCAGCCCGCAAGGATAAGAAACAGGTAGAGAGACAGGATTTCCTTGATGCCATAGACCGTATCATTGGAGGCCTTGAAAAGAAAAACAAGATAATATCTCTCGACGAAAAGAAAACCATAGCCTACCACGAGGGCGGACACGCTACCGTTTCGTGGTTACTTGAATATGCCAATCCGCTTCTTAAAGTAACCATCGTTCCTCGTGGACGAGCACTTGGCGCAGCATGGTATCTCCCCGAAGAAAGACAAATAACCACCCGCGAACAGTTAATGGACGAGTTAGCAGCAACATTGGGCGGACGTGCCTCCGAGGAAATTGTATTTGGAAAAATCTCAACTGGCGCACTTAACGATCTCGAGAGAGTAACCAAGCAAGCCTATGCCATGGTATCGTACTACGGCATGAACAAGGAACTTGGAAACCTCAGTTTCTACGACTCAACAGGTCAAAACGAATACATGTTTGGCAAGCCATATAGCGAAAAGACTGCCGAAACTATCGACTCTGAGGTAAAGAGTATTATTGAGGAAGCCTACCTACGTGCTAAAAGCACCCTAAATGAAAATCGAGAAGGGCTTAATAAGCTTTCTGAACTACTCCTTGAAAAAGAAGTAATCTTCAGCGAAGACTTAGAGGCAATTTTTGGCAAAAGGAAGGGCGCAAAAGAAGAACTTCTAAGCGTAAAACCCGTTGAAGAAGCAAAATCTCTTGGAGAAGCAGCACCTGAAGAGAACAGTGCAGAAGCCGACAGCGAATCTCAAAAGGAAAATTCAAACGAGTAA
- the rsfS gene encoding ribosome silencing factor — protein sequence MAKQTSVKDHTQELVTAIVEAADDKKGENIVSLDLRKLDNAVCQYFIVCNANSTTQVGAIADGVHDKVLEKTGEKPWHSEGYDNCLWVLLDYGDVVLHVFQTEQRDFYKLEDLWADAKRVKHG from the coding sequence ATGGCAAAGCAAACCAGCGTCAAAGATCATACCCAAGAACTAGTTACTGCTATAGTAGAGGCCGCTGACGATAAGAAGGGAGAAAACATCGTAAGCCTCGATTTAAGGAAGCTCGATAATGCCGTCTGCCAATATTTCATAGTATGCAACGCCAACTCTACCACACAGGTAGGAGCCATTGCCGACGGTGTGCATGACAAAGTGCTGGAAAAAACAGGCGAAAAACCATGGCACAGCGAAGGGTACGATAATTGCCTTTGGGTATTACTCGACTACGGAGATGTCGTGCTGCACGTATTTCAAACCGAACAAAGGGACTTTTACAAGTTGGAAGATCTTTGGGCCGATGCAAAAAGAGTAAAACATGGATAG
- a CDS encoding biotin--[acetyl-CoA-carboxylase] ligase, whose amino-acid sequence MSKTFTNRIGGVIGSNVVYEPVAESTNTEATLALARKEPEGATYIVDFQTKGRGQRGNFWESEEGKNLTFSILTYPGFVEVYDHFYLSKVVANGVVQALEQLGVRAKIKWPNDIYVGDLKVAGILIENGLMGNCLSHSIWGIGLNVNQQAFASDAPNPTSMALILGRELGRNEVLQAVLGAIDGWYAKLRNGEKADIDAYYFNALYRSQGVYWFMADGERFRASIKEIQHTGELVLEDERGALRSFAFKEVAFII is encoded by the coding sequence ATGAGTAAAACTTTCACGAATCGTATTGGTGGTGTTATCGGGTCGAATGTCGTGTACGAGCCTGTTGCGGAGTCGACAAATACGGAGGCCACCTTGGCGCTTGCCCGAAAGGAGCCGGAGGGGGCTACTTATATTGTAGACTTTCAAACCAAAGGACGGGGGCAGCGGGGAAACTTCTGGGAAAGCGAGGAGGGAAAGAACCTTACCTTCTCGATTCTTACGTACCCGGGCTTTGTGGAGGTGTACGACCACTTCTACCTCTCGAAGGTGGTGGCCAACGGGGTGGTGCAGGCTTTGGAGCAGCTTGGCGTTCGAGCAAAGATTAAGTGGCCAAACGATATCTACGTGGGCGACCTGAAGGTGGCCGGCATTCTTATCGAAAATGGCCTGATGGGGAATTGCCTCTCGCATAGCATCTGGGGCATTGGGCTTAACGTTAACCAGCAGGCTTTTGCCAGCGATGCGCCAAATCCAACGTCGATGGCGCTGATTCTGGGTCGCGAGCTGGGCCGCAACGAGGTGCTGCAGGCCGTGCTGGGCGCTATCGATGGCTGGTACGCGAAGCTGAGGAATGGCGAAAAGGCCGATATCGATGCCTACTACTTTAATGCACTATACCGAAGTCAGGGTGTGTACTGGTTTATGGCCGATGGCGAGCGCTTCAGGGCCTCTATAAAGGAGATTCAGCATACCGGCGAGCTGGTGCTGGAGGATGAGAGGGGGGCGCTTCGCTCGTTTGCATTTAAGGAGGTGGCGTTTATTATCTAG
- a CDS encoding polyketide cyclase, producing the protein MTEIESKVVAIRNSAESVFTALSDFRNFNGMVNMVPDGQLTDWQADENTCHFKVKGFDIGLKFVDKEPHKTLKLTGDGKIPFEFLFWIQLKEVAPYDVRMKLTLHADLNMMMKMMLKGKLQGGIDQMADQIAKAFSR; encoded by the coding sequence ATGACAGAAATAGAAAGCAAAGTAGTCGCCATCCGCAACAGCGCCGAGTCCGTGTTCACCGCGCTCTCGGATTTCCGCAACTTCAACGGGATGGTAAACATGGTGCCCGACGGGCAGCTCACCGACTGGCAGGCCGACGAAAACACCTGCCACTTTAAGGTAAAAGGCTTCGACATCGGCCTCAAGTTCGTCGACAAGGAACCCCACAAAACCCTCAAGCTTACCGGCGACGGCAAAATCCCCTTCGAGTTTTTATTCTGGATACAGCTCAAGGAGGTAGCCCCCTACGACGTTCGCATGAAGCTAACCCTCCATGCCGACCTCAACATGATGATGAAGATGATGCTCAAGGGCAAGCTCCAAGGCGGCATCGACCAGATGGCCGACCAAATCGCCAAGGCCTTCAGCCGGTAG
- the pyrE gene encoding orotate phosphoribosyltransferase, protein MTSVEKAIAQSLLKIKAVKLSPSEPFTWASGWHSPIYCDNRVTLSYPEIRRQIYQSFAQLIAEKYPEAELIAGVATGAIAHGVLVAEEMQKPFIYVRSAPKGHGLGNQIEGQYAKGQKVVVVEDLISTGGSSLSAVEALRQAGVEVLGMVAIFTYGFKTAEDNFANASVKIDTLSSYNALIESALESGYVKEDQLNDLKEWRIAPDKWRK, encoded by the coding sequence ATGACTAGCGTTGAAAAAGCAATAGCACAAAGCTTGCTCAAGATTAAGGCCGTTAAGCTGAGCCCCAGCGAGCCCTTCACCTGGGCATCGGGCTGGCACTCGCCCATCTACTGCGACAACCGGGTAACCCTTTCGTACCCCGAAATCCGCCGACAAATTTACCAATCTTTTGCTCAGCTTATCGCCGAAAAGTATCCCGAAGCCGAGCTGATTGCCGGCGTGGCCACCGGAGCCATCGCCCACGGCGTGCTGGTAGCCGAGGAGATGCAGAAGCCGTTCATCTACGTGCGCTCGGCGCCAAAGGGGCACGGGCTGGGCAACCAGATTGAGGGCCAGTACGCCAAAGGCCAAAAGGTGGTGGTGGTCGAAGACCTCATCTCCACCGGCGGCAGCAGCCTTAGCGCTGTCGAGGCGCTTCGCCAGGCAGGCGTAGAGGTGCTCGGCATGGTGGCCATCTTCACCTACGGCTTTAAGACCGCCGAAGACAACTTCGCCAACGCCAGCGTAAAGATCGATACGCTTAGCAGCTACAACGCGCTCATCGAGTCGGCCCTCGAGTCGGGCTACGTAAAGGAAGATCAGCTGAACGATTTAAAGGAGTGGCGCATCGCCCCCGACAAGTGGAGAAAGTAG
- a CDS encoding NUDIX domain-containing protein: MKKIYFNDRFIGVAGLNHDVSTAEGMEQILVTDCKDIPNLVKYFDDTPSIAGLILKGADKKAIFKAVRACFSAIEAAGGLVENPRGEVLMIYRFDRWDLPKGKVERGEEVEEAAVREVEEECGIADLTVDARLCKTYHVYTMYGKRMFKTTHWYRMRHDGSGALTPQTEEAITDARWVAPADLAACLENTYQTIREVFRSAEEGF, encoded by the coding sequence ATGAAGAAAATTTATTTTAACGATCGGTTTATCGGGGTTGCCGGATTGAACCATGACGTTAGCACCGCTGAGGGGATGGAGCAAATCCTTGTAACCGACTGCAAAGATATTCCAAATCTTGTAAAATACTTTGATGATACGCCTTCCATCGCGGGGCTAATCCTGAAGGGGGCGGATAAGAAGGCGATCTTTAAGGCGGTGCGCGCCTGCTTTTCCGCCATCGAGGCGGCGGGTGGCCTGGTGGAAAATCCGCGCGGCGAGGTGCTGATGATCTACCGCTTCGATAGGTGGGATTTGCCCAAGGGTAAGGTGGAGCGCGGCGAGGAGGTTGAGGAGGCCGCCGTTCGCGAGGTGGAGGAGGAGTGTGGCATTGCCGATCTTACGGTTGACGCGAGGCTGTGCAAGACGTACCACGTTTACACGATGTACGGCAAGCGCATGTTTAAAACTACGCACTGGTACCGGATGCGCCACGATGGCAGTGGCGCGCTAACCCCCCAAACCGAGGAGGCAATTACTGACGCCCGCTGGGTGGCGCCTGCCGATTTGGCAGCATGCCTCGAAAATACCTACCAAACGATACGGGAGGTTTTCCGTAGCGCTGAGGAAGGGTTTTAG
- a CDS encoding TlpA disulfide reductase family protein, with protein sequence MAKKVLLLSLILLAAHVGYSQVAHIKGNAPSYAGDSLTFQTYSDLITYNEEYLEGVRVDKNGNFKGALRVVEPTFVFVVLGAQKGYFFAEPGKEYTLMLPPKVPKTEEERLNPFFKEETFQVGISGCPPTDLNYLISAFDESFNEKFNAIAEESFKNKGKVKIDTSVYRLDTIGGKQHNAYFEAYKKYRMGLLNHLTMVYKSKGISDKYFMNQPILYNNPSYMELFNQIYDRFFLFHNGPSKGDNVGASIGAASLSRLKKVLSKDSVLKNDQLLELVMLKGIYDGFYEDNFSRKSLLVLLDSLYFTTAIPEHKAIATNIREKVIRLLPGYFPPEIKLYDIKGNLVTLEQFRGKFVYLNFCSVNSYTCLQDFALLEQIYKKYGSKVEIVSISTDSDIQDLRHFLSKKPYKWTFLHYGKEPNIIKQYDVRAYPTYFLINPKGTMELSPAPNPHEKLEVTLFNQLRGWDMM encoded by the coding sequence ATGGCAAAAAAAGTTCTGCTGCTATCGTTAATCCTGCTAGCTGCCCATGTTGGCTACAGCCAAGTGGCGCACATAAAAGGTAACGCCCCATCGTACGCCGGCGATAGCCTAACTTTTCAAACCTACAGCGACCTTATTACCTACAACGAGGAGTACCTCGAAGGGGTACGGGTTGATAAGAACGGAAATTTCAAGGGCGCGCTAAGGGTTGTTGAGCCCACCTTTGTATTCGTAGTCCTCGGCGCCCAAAAGGGCTACTTTTTTGCCGAACCGGGCAAGGAGTACACCCTTATGCTCCCGCCAAAGGTTCCAAAAACCGAGGAGGAACGGCTGAATCCCTTCTTCAAGGAGGAGACCTTCCAGGTTGGAATCAGCGGCTGCCCCCCAACCGACCTCAACTACCTGATCAGCGCCTTTGACGAGAGCTTCAACGAAAAGTTTAACGCCATTGCTGAGGAATCCTTTAAGAACAAGGGGAAGGTAAAGATCGACACATCGGTGTACCGGCTCGACACCATTGGGGGTAAGCAGCACAACGCCTACTTCGAGGCATACAAAAAGTACAGGATGGGGCTCCTGAACCACCTGACCATGGTTTATAAGTCGAAGGGAATTTCGGATAAGTACTTCATGAACCAGCCGATACTCTACAACAACCCTTCGTACATGGAGCTCTTCAACCAGATCTACGATCGGTTCTTCCTCTTCCACAACGGCCCATCAAAAGGCGACAACGTCGGTGCCAGCATTGGTGCGGCAAGCCTTTCGAGGCTAAAAAAGGTGCTCTCGAAGGATAGCGTACTCAAGAACGACCAGCTACTGGAGCTGGTCATGCTCAAGGGCATCTACGACGGCTTCTACGAGGACAACTTCTCCCGGAAAAGCCTGCTGGTGCTGCTCGACTCGCTCTACTTCACCACGGCCATCCCCGAGCATAAGGCAATTGCCACCAACATAAGAGAAAAAGTAATCCGGCTGCTCCCCGGCTACTTCCCTCCCGAAATTAAGCTATACGACATCAAGGGCAACCTGGTAACGCTCGAGCAATTTAGGGGAAAGTTCGTCTACCTCAACTTCTGCTCGGTAAACAGCTACACCTGCCTGCAAGACTTTGCCCTGCTCGAGCAGATCTACAAGAAGTACGGCTCGAAGGTGGAGATCGTATCCATATCCACCGACTCCGACATCCAGGACCTACGGCACTTCCTGTCGAAGAAGCCCTACAAGTGGACCTTTCTCCACTACGGAAAGGAGCCCAACATCATCAAACAGTACGACGTTAGGGCCTACCCCACCTACTTCCTGATTAACCCCAAGGGAACCATGGAGCTCTCGCCAGCGCCAAACCCTCACGAGAAACTGGAGGTTACGCTCTTCAACCAGCTGCGGGGCTGGGACATGATGTAG
- the coaD gene encoding pantetheine-phosphate adenylyltransferase: protein MMERIAVFPGSFDPFTVGHESIVLRGLDLFDRIIVAIGQNTTKHNRFSVEQRIRMVQEIFANEPRVEVAAFEGLTVDFCRSINATFILRGLRTSADFEFERAIGQMNKMMNDNIETVFLLTSTSHTPINSSIVREIIQNSGDVTPFIPKSLDIQKYLKE from the coding sequence ATGATGGAAAGAATTGCCGTTTTCCCGGGTTCGTTCGACCCCTTTACCGTGGGCCACGAGTCTATTGTACTACGTGGATTAGACCTATTCGACCGGATTATTGTTGCCATTGGCCAGAACACCACCAAGCACAACCGCTTTAGCGTAGAGCAGCGCATCCGCATGGTGCAGGAGATTTTCGCCAATGAGCCCCGCGTAGAGGTTGCTGCCTTCGAAGGGCTAACCGTTGACTTTTGCCGCTCTATCAACGCAACGTTTATCCTTAGAGGGCTAAGAACATCTGCCGATTTCGAGTTCGAGCGTGCCATAGGGCAGATGAACAAGATGATGAACGACAACATCGAAACCGTATTCCTGCTGACCTCGACCAGTCACACGCCCATCAACTCGAGTATCGTTAGGGAAATCATTCAGAATAGCGGCGATGTAACCCCATTCATTCCGAAATCGTTGGATATCCAGAAATACCTTAAAGAGTAA
- the lon gene encoding endopeptidase La, which produces MSNKSDISLQNILISSASEDNNEFIPFIANDSEMQIDSSEIPDPLPILALRNAVLFPGVVIPISVGREKSLKLVREQHAKDKIIGAVSQIDSKIEDPSQEDLYKIGTIGQILKILEMPDGSTTVILQGIKRFELNQIVETDPYLKGQITELEDATPLEPHHDYDAIVSSVKDLALKIIKLSPNIPNEASFAIRNIDNPTFLVNFICSNSDITNDEKQKLLDIFSLKERALALLQYLTKEMKLIELKNDIQAKVKFDLDQQQREYYLHQQMKTIQDELGGNPNEQEIEELRAAASEKKWNNDTQAFFEKELSKLERMNPAVAEYSIQLNYLQLLLELPWNEFSKDNFDLKRAKKILDEDHFGLDQVKERILEHLAVLKLKKDLKSPILCLYGPPGVGKTSLGKSIAKALGREYGRISLGGLHDEAEIRGHRKTYIGAMPGRIIQTIKKSKYANPVIILDEIDKIGKDFQGDPASALLEVLDPEQNFAFHDNYLDLDFDLSKVLFITTANNIGTIAPALRDRMEMIEVSGYLAEEKYEIAKQHLVPRQLEAHGVDKAQAKFPKKVLELIIDEYTRESGVRTLDKVIAKVVRNVAKHIAFEEEYTPTLSVEDIRKILGAPRFVKDLYQGNEFAGVVTGLAWTEVGGEILFIETSLSPGKGNLTLTGNLGDVMKESAVIAMEYIKSHSDELNVNPEIFEKWNVHIHVPEGAIPKDGPSAGITMTVALTSAFTQQKVRKSTAMTGEITLRGKVIAVGGIKEKILAAKRAGITDIMLSSENRKDIEEIKDDYIKGLTFHFVETIDEALAFALLDEKVKKPKKLV; this is translated from the coding sequence ATGAGTAACAAATCAGATATATCGCTCCAAAATATTTTAATTTCGAGCGCATCAGAGGACAACAACGAGTTTATCCCATTTATCGCCAACGATAGCGAAATGCAGATAGACAGTTCCGAGATTCCAGACCCGCTACCAATTCTAGCGCTAAGGAATGCCGTGCTATTCCCAGGCGTAGTTATTCCTATCAGCGTAGGTCGCGAGAAATCGCTTAAGCTAGTTCGCGAACAACATGCTAAGGACAAAATTATTGGCGCCGTTTCTCAAATCGATTCGAAGATTGAAGATCCAAGCCAAGAGGACCTATACAAGATAGGCACAATCGGTCAAATTCTGAAGATTCTGGAAATGCCGGACGGTAGTACTACCGTTATTCTTCAAGGAATTAAAAGATTCGAACTAAACCAAATTGTAGAAACGGATCCTTACCTAAAAGGTCAAATAACGGAACTTGAAGATGCAACTCCGCTGGAGCCACATCACGACTACGATGCGATTGTAAGTTCGGTAAAAGATCTTGCGCTAAAGATCATCAAACTATCGCCGAACATTCCAAACGAGGCTTCGTTTGCCATCAGGAATATCGACAACCCAACGTTCCTTGTCAACTTTATCTGCTCCAACTCCGACATCACAAACGACGAGAAGCAGAAGTTGCTTGACATCTTTTCGCTAAAGGAGCGTGCGCTTGCTTTGCTTCAGTATCTCACGAAGGAGATGAAGTTAATCGAACTTAAGAACGATATCCAGGCAAAGGTAAAGTTCGACCTCGACCAACAACAGCGAGAGTACTACCTTCATCAGCAGATGAAAACCATCCAAGATGAGCTTGGTGGCAATCCAAACGAGCAGGAAATTGAGGAATTAAGGGCAGCTGCGTCTGAAAAGAAGTGGAACAACGACACGCAAGCATTCTTCGAAAAGGAGCTTTCTAAACTCGAAAGAATGAATCCTGCCGTTGCTGAGTATTCCATTCAACTGAACTACCTACAGCTGTTGCTCGAACTTCCATGGAACGAATTCTCGAAAGACAATTTCGATCTTAAAAGAGCAAAAAAGATACTCGATGAAGATCACTTTGGTCTTGATCAGGTAAAGGAACGCATCTTAGAGCACCTTGCCGTTTTGAAGCTAAAGAAAGATCTAAAATCGCCGATACTATGCCTTTACGGCCCTCCCGGAGTTGGAAAAACATCGCTGGGTAAATCTATTGCCAAAGCACTTGGCCGCGAATACGGACGCATCTCGCTTGGCGGCCTGCACGATGAGGCAGAGATCCGCGGACACCGCAAGACCTACATTGGGGCAATGCCCGGACGCATCATCCAAACCATAAAGAAGTCGAAGTATGCCAATCCTGTCATCATCCTCGATGAAATTGACAAAATTGGCAAAGACTTTCAGGGAGACCCCGCATCGGCGCTTCTGGAGGTGCTCGATCCGGAACAAAACTTTGCCTTCCACGACAACTACCTAGACCTCGACTTTGACCTGTCTAAGGTGCTGTTTATAACTACAGCCAACAACATCGGCACCATTGCCCCTGCGCTACGCGACAGAATGGAGATGATTGAGGTTAGCGGCTACCTTGCCGAGGAAAAGTACGAGATTGCCAAGCAGCACCTTGTTCCCCGACAGCTGGAAGCGCATGGCGTGGATAAGGCGCAAGCCAAATTTCCCAAGAAGGTTTTGGAACTCATCATCGACGAGTACACCCGCGAATCGGGAGTTCGAACCCTCGACAAAGTTATAGCCAAGGTAGTTCGCAATGTTGCCAAGCACATCGCCTTCGAGGAGGAGTACACTCCTACCCTTTCGGTGGAGGACATCCGCAAGATACTTGGTGCACCTAGGTTTGTTAAGGACCTCTACCAAGGTAACGAGTTTGCGGGCGTGGTTACAGGCCTTGCGTGGACCGAAGTTGGCGGTGAGATTCTCTTCATCGAAACCAGCCTTAGCCCCGGCAAAGGAAACCTTACCCTTACCGGAAACCTTGGCGATGTGATGAAGGAATCTGCCGTAATTGCCATGGAGTACATCAAGTCGCACAGCGATGAGCTAAACGTCAACCCCGAAATCTTCGAGAAGTGGAACGTACACATCCACGTGCCCGAAGGTGCAATACCTAAAGATGGTCCATCGGCAGGCATTACCATGACTGTTGCCCTTACATCTGCATTCACCCAGCAAAAGGTTCGCAAGTCTACCGCCATGACGGGCGAAATCACCCTTAGGGGAAAGGTTATTGCGGTAGGTGGCATCAAGGAAAAAATTCTTGCCGCTAAGCGTGCCGGAATTACCGACATCATGCTATCGTCCGAAAACCGAAAGGACATCGAAGAGATAAAGGATGACTACATCAAGGGGCTAACGTTCCACTTTGTGGAAACCATCGACGAGGCGCTAGCCTTCGCGCTCCTCGACGAAAAGGTAAAAAAGCCCAAGAAGCTCGTATAA
- a CDS encoding putative sugar nucleotidyl transferase — MGIILFDDEVWLNLKPLSFTRPVAEVRVGILTIKEKWAMYLKGTPSHLTQSYLSKKYPAKISKENLLINASVLPSASLVECIMRLKLGQALVKGNITIAVKCTANQVSNFCSTSIAEFQAREFDAEISRIVHPWDIFSQNGKEITADFKLLTHNRKSAPIDDTNTVIGDNIFVEEGVQITCAILNSTTGPIYIGKHAEIMEGSLVRGPFALCNNSSVKLGSKIYGNTTVGPHSKVGGEVSESVIFGYSNKAHDGYLGNSVIGEWCNLGANTNVSNLKNNFALVKMWSYEQQRFIQTGLQFCGIIMGDYSKTGINSMFSTGTSIGVCTNYFGSGFPRNIIPSFAWGGTQGYITYKSCNYTTAITATLARRCREFSEIDKEILAAIFEQTEKERSF; from the coding sequence ATGGGAATCATACTTTTTGACGACGAAGTGTGGCTTAACCTAAAGCCTCTGTCGTTTACGCGACCGGTTGCCGAAGTAAGAGTGGGCATTTTAACCATTAAAGAAAAATGGGCAATGTACCTTAAAGGTACACCTTCACATCTGACTCAAAGCTACCTATCTAAAAAATATCCTGCAAAAATATCAAAAGAGAACCTTCTTATAAACGCCTCAGTACTTCCATCGGCTTCTCTTGTTGAGTGCATTATGCGCTTGAAGTTGGGACAAGCCCTTGTGAAAGGCAATATTACCATTGCTGTAAAGTGTACGGCAAACCAGGTCTCCAATTTTTGCAGCACCAGCATAGCAGAATTTCAAGCGCGTGAATTTGACGCCGAAATATCTCGCATTGTTCATCCTTGGGATATATTTTCTCAAAATGGCAAAGAAATTACGGCTGATTTTAAGTTGCTAACCCACAACAGAAAGAGCGCACCTATTGACGACACCAATACCGTAATCGGAGACAATATTTTTGTTGAAGAAGGAGTTCAAATTACCTGCGCCATACTCAACTCCACTACTGGACCAATTTACATTGGCAAGCATGCCGAGATAATGGAAGGCTCCCTAGTTAGAGGACCGTTTGCACTTTGCAACAATAGTAGCGTTAAACTCGGCTCCAAAATATACGGCAACACCACCGTTGGTCCCCACTCGAAAGTGGGAGGAGAAGTTTCGGAGAGCGTTATCTTTGGTTACTCCAACAAGGCTCACGACGGATACCTAGGCAATTCGGTAATTGGAGAATGGTGCAACTTAGGAGCAAACACCAACGTATCGAACCTAAAAAACAACTTTGCCTTAGTTAAGATGTGGAGCTATGAGCAGCAGCGCTTCATTCAAACAGGACTGCAATTTTGCGGCATTATCATGGGAGACTATAGCAAAACTGGCATCAATTCGATGTTCAGTACGGGCACTTCGATAGGTGTTTGCACCAACTATTTTGGTTCGGGATTTCCACGAAACATTATTCCTTCATTTGCTTGGGGAGGAACACAAGGGTATATAACCTACAAGAGTTGCAACTACACCACTGCCATAACCGCTACCTTAGCAAGGCGTTGTCGTGAGTTTAGCGAAATTGACAAGGAAATTCTCGCTGCTATTTTTGAGCAAACCGAAAAAGAGCGCTCCTTCTAG
- a CDS encoding type B 50S ribosomal protein L31: MKQGIHPENYRVVAFKDMSNEQVFLMKSTINTKESIEIDGQSYPLYKLEISSASHPFFTGKMKLIDTAGRVDKFMNRYKKHYDKKK, from the coding sequence ATGAAACAAGGTATTCACCCTGAGAACTATCGCGTTGTGGCATTCAAAGATATGTCAAACGAGCAAGTATTTTTGATGAAGTCAACCATCAACACTAAAGAATCCATCGAGATTGATGGTCAATCGTATCCTCTCTACAAGCTTGAAATTTCGAGCGCATCTCACCCATTCTTCACTGGCAAGATGAAGCTTATCGATACTGCTGGTCGCGTTGATAAGTTCATGAACCGCTATAAGAAGCACTACGACAAGAAGAAATAA